The Gloeocapsopsis sp. IPPAS B-1203 region TTGCAACCAAGCTGAAAGTTGGCGAACATCACCTTCAGGCAATTGTTTAATAGCCGCTTCGATTTCTGGCAAGGTAGTCATAGGGAAAAACCTGCACTTCAGACTGACTCTATAATATCGCAATCAAGTTCGGCTCTGATTTTGAGCAAGAATCCTTGACCGAAATTAATGGGATACAAGCCTCCCCCTTCCAGGGGGACTTTTTATTTCTGGTTTGATGTTATTATAGTATTTGATACCAAACACATCAGTATCAAACGTGTTTATCTACGAGTACAAAGTCAATCCAAAACCACAACAAATAGTTGCCATTAATGAAGCGATTAGGACAGCTCAGTTCGTCCGTAACAAGGTGCTTCGTTTTTGGATGGATAATCGTGGTATAGGAAAGACCGAGATGTTTAGATATAACACTAGCTTAAGAAAGCAGTTTAAATTTGTAGAAGACCTGAATTGTCATGCTTGCCAAACTGCTGTTGAAAGAGTGTTAAGGGCGGTGAATCGCTTTTACGACAACTGCAAAAAACAGAAACCTGGTAAGAAGGGATATCCGCAATTCAAAAAACACTCTCGTTCAGTCGAATATAAAGTATCGGGATGGAAATTATCAGACAACCAGAAGCATATTACTTTCACCGACAAGAAAGGGATAGGTAATCTCAAATTAATAGGTTCCAGGGACTTAAATTTTTATTCCTTAGAGCAAATCAAGCGAGTGAGAATTATACGTCGTGCCGATGGATATTACGTGCAGTTCTCAATACAACTAGATCCTAGAGACACGGTTGAGCCTATAACTCCCAGTCAAAAAGCAGTAGGTATTGATGTGGGTATCAAGTATTTCTTGGCGGATAGTCAAGGGAATATTGAGCACAACCCACAGTTTTATCGTTCAGGTGAACAACAGTTGAATCGTTTAAATAGGAGGAAGTCTAAAAAGTTTAAGCGGGGTAAACCTCAGTCCAAGACTTATCACAAAGCGCTCATTCGATATGCTAGGGCGCATTTAAAAATAAGTAGGCAACGAGAAGAGTTTGTCAAGAGAGTGGCACTCCGTTTAATCAAGTCTAACGACTTAGTAGCCTATGAAAATTTAAATGTTCAAGGCATGGTTAAAAATCGACATTTAGCTAAATCGATTAGTGATGCAGGATGGTCTACTTTCCGGCATTGGTTAGAGTATTTCGGTTATAAATATGGCAAAGTAACTGTAGCAGTTGCGCCCCATAATACCAGTCAAATTTGCTCTAACTGTGGGGAGAAAGTGCAGAAGTCTTTATCTACTAGAACTCATGTTTGTCCACACTGTAATTATGTAGAAGATAGAGATATCAACGCTTCCCTAAACATCCTACAACGAGGACTAAGTACGGTAGGGCATACCGGATCTTATAAGCTTGGGGAGTTTGATCCTCTGGCTGGGTTGGAGCAATCCTACTCAGTTAAGATTGGACTGTGAACCAAGAATCCCCGACCGTTTACGGCGGGGAGTGTCAAGTATAGAATCGGTGACAACTTTGCCTCAAGCCAAATACTAATTGATTGCCCTCGTTGACGATGCTGTTCAATCGAAGTGGCGATCGCCCCTTTTACTCCTGCGTGAATTTTTTGATGTAATATCTTCATCTGTTGTTCATTCATTCGCCACCTTCAAGTTTTGTTTCCTTAGTAAAGATCAACCATAAATGAGACAAGCAATACTGATGTGGTGATTTTGCATGACTAGATTACATAAGAAATTGCGATCGCCTGCACTGCGCTATGGTAATCAATCGTAGAGGAATTCTGCTGTTATTGAAAGTACGATTGGGCTTTGCCCATGCTAGACGCGATTGCACGTATTGCTGTACCTCTAGGCGATCGCCTAAAAGATGAAGATAGTCATCGTGGTGCGATCAGGGTAACACTCCCCCTTCTGCTGTACCAAATAATTGCTTTAGTTTCTTCGCTCACCCCTACTGATAGTATCAAGTTCTTCAGGCAAGATTACGGAATCTCCGCCTTAACAAATCCAGACGGATCGCGAGTTACTATTGCATCCACGTTATGCATTACCGCACAGACATACTGTAGTGCATCCTCAAAATCTTGAAAATTCAGTGCAAGCGCTCGTTCTAGTATTTCTAAATCGATTGCACAAATGTTTAAATCTGACAGAACTTGCGTAATAGCATCTTGAGCCACTACTCTCCCTGCTGCTCTACAGACGATATAATAAATGTTGGTGATTGTCGTTGCTGCAATAAATCCCTCAACATCTCCAGCATCAATACGCTCAAAAATATTGCTGCATTTTCCACAAACGGCTCTCGTTCTTGCAAGAAGTCAAGAACCACATTAGTATCAATCAAAATCCGCATTACTGATATTTTTCGGTCAAATAAGTTATGTACTCCTCTTGAGGATCAGTTTCTCCTGTAATAGTTGAATTCACAATTCCTCGCAGTCGAGACAGATTTCTCTGTTTGGGCTTGGGATGTGCTTCGCGTTTGAGAGACTCCAAAA contains the following coding sequences:
- a CDS encoding RNA-guided endonuclease TnpB family protein — its product is MFIYEYKVNPKPQQIVAINEAIRTAQFVRNKVLRFWMDNRGIGKTEMFRYNTSLRKQFKFVEDLNCHACQTAVERVLRAVNRFYDNCKKQKPGKKGYPQFKKHSRSVEYKVSGWKLSDNQKHITFTDKKGIGNLKLIGSRDLNFYSLEQIKRVRIIRRADGYYVQFSIQLDPRDTVEPITPSQKAVGIDVGIKYFLADSQGNIEHNPQFYRSGEQQLNRLNRRKSKKFKRGKPQSKTYHKALIRYARAHLKISRQREEFVKRVALRLIKSNDLVAYENLNVQGMVKNRHLAKSISDAGWSTFRHWLEYFGYKYGKVTVAVAPHNTSQICSNCGEKVQKSLSTRTHVCPHCNYVEDRDINASLNILQRGLSTVGHTGSYKLGEFDPLAGLEQSYSVKIGL
- a CDS encoding PIN domain-containing protein translates to MAATTITNIYYIVCRAAGRVVAQDAITQVLSDLNICAIDLEILERALALNFQDFEDALQYVCAVMHNVDAIVTRDPSGFVKAEIP